In the Cellulomonas sp. C5510 genome, CGACGCCGTGCACCTGTCCGCGAGCCGCCCCGTCGCGGGGGACGGCGGGCCGGGCGGCGGCGGCGCGGCGGGCCACACGGTCACGGACCCGGACGTGGTCGCGGAGGCCGTCGCGGCGCTCGCCCGCGCCTGAGGGCGCACCTCGTTCTGACCCCCCGGGAACGCGAACCGATCGCAGTCCACGCGGGACGTGCAGACAGGACCCTCGCGCGGGGTCGCGGCGTCGGTCAGCGGAACCGGCGGCCCTCGTCGCGGCGGTAGGCGCCCACCGCGAGCACCCCGAACACCGCGGTCCACGCCAGGAGCACCGGCAGCGCCGCGGGCGAGCCCTCCGCGCCGGTGGTCACCTGCACCACCAGGTCGCGCGCGGCCCTCGAGGGCAGGCCCTGCGAGATCAGGTCGAGCCACCGCGGGAAGATCTCCGGCGGCATGAAGAGGCCGCCGGCGAACGCGAGCGGGAACAGCACCGCCTGCACGACGGCGATCGCCGCCTTCGACGACAGCGCGTACCCGATCGCCAGCCCGAGCAGCGTGAACGGCACCGCGACGACGGGCACCATGGCGAGCCCGCCGAGCGCGCGCCCGGGCGAGGTCGACGCCGACGTCAGCAGCACCGCGATGAGCACCACCGGCACCTGCGCCAGCAGGCAGAACAGGACGGCGTTCGCGATCCGGCCCGC is a window encoding:
- a CDS encoding ABC transporter permease; this encodes MTPPAATTRPWLRLAWLHTRFQVLETVRVPIALIGNLLFPGLALLFFVVPQRAVADDPLASVGAVAQLGTFAVMSACLFTLGAGVAEDRQLAFDPYVRTLPAGAGPRLAGRIANAVLFCLLAQVPVVLIAVLLTSASTSPGRALGGLAMVPVVAVPFTLLGLAIGYALSSKAAIAVVQAVLFPLAFAGGLFMPPEIFPRWLDLISQGLPSRAARDLVVQVTTGAEGSPAALPVLLAWTAVFGVLAVGAYRRDEGRRFR